The DNA segment TGTTTATGAATGGCTGATCAAGAATTAAAATTGgtcattcttttttttactcGTGATCGTTAAGAATTGGTCATACTAAGCGAATAAAAAAGCAAATACTTAGTGAGAGAAGCTTCATGAGCCACCCAAGTGGACCAGAATATATCTCGATCATAACTCCTTACCAATAATTAGAGCGAAGGTTCCCACCACGTTAAAGACAACAATAGGCTAATACCAATAGAGGAGTCCTTCCTAATCCAAAGCCAAATTTCTTCGAGATAACCAAAGACAATTGAGTGAAGAAAACACAAGAACCATTTCATATTTCTCAACCTTTGTCCAATTCAGCAACTTAACTccaattcattaaaaaaacaatccATTCTTACGCCACCATGccttattatattaaattccaCTACCACCAACAAAGTCATAACCTGCAACAGCAAAAGCTGACTCCAGCAACAGCGAaacaaagaggaagaagaactAGGAATTCGTCTTccttttgctgttgttgttgtccCTCTCCTAATCTTTGATGGGTTCCCAGGTCTCCAAAcaagttgagaaaagaaaagcaatcGAAAGAGAGGAAAAAAGTCTGTCTGATCTCAAAAACTCTGGGGAAGACTACCCTGGCTCAAATTACCATCCATCTGACAGAAAAAATTGGATGTCCGAACTCAACCCAGAGAAACTTGTGATAAAACAAATTGTTTGGCCTGGAACCCATGATTCTGCAACCAACAAGATTGGCATCCCATGCATCACTCGCCCTTTTGCTCAATGCCAATCCTTGTCCATCTACCGTCAGCTTTTGATGGGGACAAGGGTCGTTGACATTCGGGTGCAAGAGGATCGCAGAGTATGCCACGGAATCCTCGTTACATACAGCATCGACGTTGTCATCAAAGATGTCAAGAAGTTCTTATCAGAAACCCAATCGGAAATCATCATCCTTGAGGTTAGAACCTATCGTTGATCTGCATCATGCATATCcaacattaatattattgtatacGAGAAGTATAAGGCCTTAGACAAAATCATACATCATACTATACGCATTTTTGGAATCATCGTTTAACATGTATTAGATACATCGTCAACGTTGTATGATTGTATTTGTATCTGACATGCATGTCGTATCTTTGCATAGGTTAGAACCGAGTTTGGGCACGAGGATCCTCCCGAATTCGACAAGTACCTTGAGGAACAACTGGGGGATTACCTAGTTCTCCAGGATgataatgtttttgaaaagaCCATAGCTGAGGTATTACCAAAGAGAGTTATTTGCGTTTGGAAGCCAAGCAAATCGCCACAGCCTCCAGCAGGAAGTCCTCTATGGAGTGCAGGGTATCTGAGGGATAACTGGATCAACACTGACATGCCATCAACCAAGTTTGAGAGCAACATGAAGCATCTCAGCGAACAGCAATCTGTCACGTCCAGAAAATACTTCTACAGAGTGGAGAACACCGTCACTCCCGTGGCGGATAACCCCGTTGTGTGTGTGAAGCCTGTCACGGAACGCATTCATGGCTTTGCAAGACTCTTCATTAGTCAGTGCTTTTCCAAAGGATATGCAGATAGATTGCAGGTATTTTCCACAGATTTCATCGACCATGATTTCGTTGATGCATGCGTTGGCCTCACACGTGCGAGGGTAGAGGGTCAAGCATGAAAAGATGAAATCATCAACCTCGTCTTGATAACTCAGTTCGttgtttccttttcttgttCATGTTTTTTAGCTCGATCACGTAAAGTTAGaatattttttgcttttcttg comes from the Vigna radiata var. radiata cultivar VC1973A chromosome 2, Vradiata_ver6, whole genome shotgun sequence genome and includes:
- the LOC106755671 gene encoding PI-PLC X-box domain-containing protein DDB_G0293730; this encodes MGSQVSKQVEKRKAIEREEKSLSDLKNSGEDYPGSNYHPSDRKNWMSELNPEKLVIKQIVWPGTHDSATNKIGIPCITRPFAQCQSLSIYRQLLMGTRVVDIRVQEDRRVCHGILVTYSIDVVIKDVKKFLSETQSEIIILEVRTEFGHEDPPEFDKYLEEQLGDYLVLQDDNVFEKTIAEVLPKRVICVWKPSKSPQPPAGSPLWSAGYLRDNWINTDMPSTKFESNMKHLSEQQSVTSRKYFYRVENTVTPVADNPVVCVKPVTERIHGFARLFISQCFSKGYADRLQVFSTDFIDHDFVDACVGLTRARVEGQA